gcgcccagagattctgggtaggctttagacccactgtgaccctcaaCATGATATAGTGgttacaaaaaaagaaagaattaaaTGTCTCCTTCGGTGAGTGGGTGGCcaattttatacatatatacattttggacaagcctatatatatatatatatatatatatgtatatatatatatatatatggagggTGTTTTATTAAACCGTTTTCTACTGAGAAAGTTAACAAAACCTGTCATTTTTCCTAAAATTCTCCTACACGACTGTATTTGCTCACTTCATCTATTGACCCAATTTAATTCACTTAGCCACTCAAAACAAACTCTTTTCGTCTTCAGCCCTCAGCCAACCAGAGAGTGCAGAAGGGAGTGTGTTCCGCCCAATTCTTGGCCAGGAGGCGGGACTTGAATCGAGTCTGCAAAAGCGCGTTCACGaccacagagtgagagagatatagatatagagcgagagagagaccagCTCGTTTTACACTGAGCGATATTAGAGCGCGGTTATATTCGCACTTCTCTCACTGCAGGCAGAGCGAAGTTTTCAGCGTGTCCTTCTTCCTCAGGGGAAGcgctgttttctgttttgaagGGGAGAGTTAAATAAAATCTGCCGTCGAAGTAAAGACAGGAGAATCGAGAAAAATCATGTCGGCGTCAGCGGCGAAAGTCAGTAGAAAGGAGCAAAACTCAAATCATGACGGAGCGGACGAGACCTCGGGTAAAGTAACGATAACTCAAATGGCGGCCTCCTGAGCACCGCCATTTTCCACTTACTTTTTCGCTTTCTCTTTCTGAGCGTACGGGCCTGTGTAAAGCTCTTATAGACTGTTAGACTGTGTAAAACGTTTCAAGCTCTAGCTGtataacaacagtgtacaacGTGGCCCGAGTTTTCCAGCAAAAGTCAAGAGTTGGTTTCGTGTTCGCCCGCTTCTAGTTtaaattttccgttccaccttaagcgcCGCAGCGCTGTTCGctccattttaaggtggaacggaaaatccGAATAAGACGCTGGCGGACAGGAAGCCAACTTCAGCCTTGTGTTGTGCGGCTACTTTGCTAAAGCTACATGAGGAGGCCATGTTCATCTAACACGGCTCATTGTGCCACGCAGACGGGTTTTAACCCAAAAAACGGTTATTTGTTGGTGGGAAAGACGCTCTTTCCACCACATTTACTCGCTCCAAATGCCGCCACATGTACTGGAAAGGTTCCGTGGAGGCTACCTGTACCTGAAATGTGTAAATAGCCTTGTGTGTTAGCATGTAGCTCGTTATTGTGTCTCCCCGCCATCACGACTCCATCAGGCGGACACTTTACCGCCGATAACTGCGGGGTATTTGCGTTTAAATGAACTGGAGAATTGCCCGGCACTGAGTTCGTGTTGATAGAACCGTGCGCCTTCTCTGTGCTGGTGGATTGTGTAAGGCAGCTTTGGCTTTCAAGCGATATTTCGCAGCGTGTGGCCTCGTTCATTCAAACCACGCGGCCCGGCTACTCATCGAGCTCTCAGCACACAACCCCGCTTTCATTTTAAGTGCAGGGCTCCTTTCTCTCTGCGCCTAAGACAACTTTATCAACAGCCGTATTAAAAACTTTGTTGGGTTTTTAAAGTGGTTACAGCACATCCGTATCTATAAAGAGCACACGCGATTATAATtagttttttccatttttttttgctggatgtttcagagaaaacaaagaaatcATACACGTTTAGGGGGGgcatacttttttatttttttctaatacGTTGAATTAAGCAAATGAATTatagttatgtttttttttctgtagtggATTTACTCTTAATTTTACcaacaaaaacatgtaatttaatCAGGAGAACTGAAACTACTACCCAGTGCCTCGTCTTTACTTCACAGCCAAATCCCATTTAGGCGGGGAATATGGAACCCCGCACGCTTCTGTGTGGCGTCACTGGGATCCGGGCAGGATGGTGTTTTATCGTTTtgcttatttttaaattgtatgtAGTAACAGGTTTCTGCGTTTTTGTAATTGTGGGCTTAGATTTGTTGGGCTACAGTTAATGTAAGCCATACAGCCTCAATAGTCTTCATGTGCGCACAGCTTCCTGCACTGAAATGTTTAAGTATATTTAATTCCAATCTTATGTAAAATCAGGAATACTATAAATTCATCACAGCAATTTTCTCATTCAAAGTCAAATAGCTGTTTATGCAACTTAATGTATAGTCACTGCCCCAATATTCTAGTTGTCCTGGAAAATCAGACTTTGTTTGATATGCCGCGTGAACACTGTATTCATAGCTAAATgctgaacaaaacacaaacaaaagggTTAACACTGAGAAGTTCGTGTTTTATTAAAAccagatttatttatatttgggtTGATTCTGTGTAATACTTTTGTACTGACctattgtctgtgtgtgtgtgtatatatatatatatatattgtaattgTGTATGAATTTTGACATCAGGATACCCCATAACTGTTTAATACAGCGAAAATGTCTGATACATTTTGTGGAAAACTGGAAAGTGAGGTGTTCCTTTtaactctttttctttttttttattttatacagaaaAAGAACAGCAGGAAGCTATTGAACACATCGATGAAGTACAAAATGAAATTGACAGGTAGTCTACCATCTTTTCCACATCTTACATCAGATGCATTCAAAGCCAGAGTTTACTGGCCAACGTAAAAGTTAAGAATAATCTCAAGCATTTacactttgtttctttttcattcCATAGATTGAACGAGCAAGCAAGTGAGGAAATTTTAAAAGTAGAGCAGAAATACAATAAGCTACGCCAGCCATTCTTCCAGAAGAGATCAGAACTCATAGCCAAAATTCCAAACTTCTGGGTCACAACATTCGTCAACCATCCACAAGGTAAGAGGATAAATGCTTATTGCTGAATTAAATTCTCTATTAAATTTCAGTTGTCATATTTTattaatctttttattacattaaCATGAATCTTAATGTTATGCATAAGTCATTTCAAATGAAGAGGGTTGTACCTAAGTCTTTTGTGGCATATGTTTATTGGCTTATAAGCAAGTCGTGCTGCTGTTTTGTATAGTGTCAGCCTTGCTTGGGGAAGAAGATGAGGAAGCACTTCATTACTTGACCAGGGTTGAGGTCACGGAGTTTGAGGACATCAAATCAGGTTACAGAATAGATTTTGTaagtacagttttttttttttcctgcctgTGAATTTGACTAGCAAGGTAAAATTAAGAGAATGCTAACCCCCCCCTCTTTGTGTCTTCAGTACTTTGATGAAAATCCTTACTTTGAAAACAAAGTCCTGTctaaagaatttcatctgaacgAAAGCGGTGATCCGTCTTCAAAATCTACCGAAATTAAATGGAAGGCTGGAAAGGTTGGTGACTTGtgagaattttttttcccccttccatTCTTTCCACCCCTGGTGTCTAGTGCAATCCCAATTTTTCCCTATTTAAATTGTTAGTGTATGGACGTTAAGCAAAAAATTATTCTTGTCTGAAACTTTAGGACTTGACGAAGCGTGCTGGACAGACACAGAACAAGGCCGGAAAGAAGAGACAACATGAGGAGCCGGAGAGTTTCTTCACCTGGTTCACTGATCACTCCGATGCAGGTGCTGATGAACTCGGAGAGGTCATCAAGGATGACATCTGGCCCAATCCTTTGCAGTACTACCTGGTATGACTTCTGAGCAACTCAACAGTAATTCTGCTGTTTTTCATAATGCGTACtgcaataatttatttttccctCCTCCTTAGGTCCCAGATATGGATGATGAGGAAGGAGAGGGTGAAGAAGAggatgatgaagaggaggaggaaggctTGGAAGACATTGATGAGGAGGGAGATGAAGATGAGGGagaggaagatgaagaggaagatgagggAGAGGATGGAGAGGTAAGATTGTACTACTGTCTGACAACCTGTAGATATAAGTGGAGTTTAATACTAAAGAATATTTAGGATATTTTTATAGCACAATTTTGCCTGATGAtctaaagtattttttttctcattcccTGTACAGGACGATGGGGAGGATGACTGAAATCAGATTAAGGACATATTCCCATATTCCAACAACATCCATACCTGTTCTTTCCTTTTGAAGTCATCCTCTGACCCGAGGGAGCAAAAAagctttgtttattatttggatttattatttttttaattttatttttgtgctcCGTCTTCTGTTCTACTGAAACCTCTCCTGTCCTTACCATGTCTAATACAAGTTAAGTCCCTGGATATACCTGCATTGGAAAACTAGTGGCATCTTGTTGCTGAAGCCTCTTGCCTCATCAACTATTACACCATCTCCaaagacaaataaatacaagATATTAACAATCTGCACGTCATCCTCTGTAGACTAAACTGAAGTAAATAGCGatttatatataagtatataaatacatttttttctgtgaatggTTGTGAATTGAAATAATAAGCCATGGTGCAGTGATGACCTAATCATAGCATACATACCTAGCCACTTTTTCTTCATTTCATTAttgtatattttctttaatgCAGGGGTGGGCCCCAAAGAGTTGACactgtttttttcctctgtgaTTTATTGGACAAATGGAAAGCACCAGCTTGTTCTTGTCACCTCTTGTAAATGTCTGGGGTCAATATCAGGGTATGACCGTTGTTATTGTAGGCAGTTAAATGGGGTTGGGTGGGGCAAGTGGGCATTCGACACATCAACATTTGGGTTTATGTTGAATGACTTTTCATTGTAATGTTTTACAGACACCCATGAGGtttgaaatttacatttttaataaaaacaaaacaaaaaaacttgtAATTTTGAGCTTGGCTAATTTACGGATtatttaaatgagaaaataaatcGTAGAATCTtacaagaaatgtacatttgGGTCCTTTTTAATCCACCTTCCACTCCAAAGGAATTAGAAAACATTCAGAAGCATTTCCTTCTGTTACATTTATGCAattcaacatttatttttaattgtgtgttttagcaagcaaaatttatttagaaataaaatgtttccATCTAAAAGTGAGAATTCAGAGTTGATCTGGTCATGTACAGTGTACCGTTATGCTTTGTTGCGGACTGGTaaacatttttagaaatgcatgACAAAGACAAACAATTAGAAGTCCTTCTGCCAGGGGTTAATCCCTTAAGACCATCTGTTCATGAAAATGGTATCTCCAAGGAAAAAAATCCACTAATGCTTTAAAATTTGCTCAGATATAGATGT
This genomic interval from Hoplias malabaricus isolate fHopMal1 chromosome 15, fHopMal1.hap1, whole genome shotgun sequence contains the following:
- the setb gene encoding SET nuclear proto-oncogene b — encoded protein: MSASAAKVSRKEQNSNHDGADETSEKEQQEAIEHIDEVQNEIDRLNEQASEEILKVEQKYNKLRQPFFQKRSELIAKIPNFWVTTFVNHPQVSALLGEEDEEALHYLTRVEVTEFEDIKSGYRIDFYFDENPYFENKVLSKEFHLNESGDPSSKSTEIKWKAGKDLTKRAGQTQNKAGKKRQHEEPESFFTWFTDHSDAGADELGEVIKDDIWPNPLQYYLVPDMDDEEGEGEEEDDEEEEEGLEDIDEEGDEDEGEEDEEEDEGEDGEDDGEDD